Proteins found in one Clostridia bacterium genomic segment:
- a CDS encoding ABC transporter ATP-binding protein, giving the protein MSAKIRIENVTKIFPKQTEEGTITALENINLEIEEGEFVSLLGASGCGKSTLLRIMAGLEVPTLGQVWFNGEKVEGPSPKRGLVFQEHSLFAWLTVRQNIEFALKATKKYEGRAQVDQWLEMVGLKDFANNFPHQLSGGMRQRAALVRALAVSPEALMLDEPLGALDSFTRMNLQDELIRLWQERGNTMIMVTHDVDEAIYLSRRIVIMSPRPGRVAKILEVPMSYPRNRAQGDFTALRTQILKFMNFAQDLQEEYTI; this is encoded by the coding sequence ATGAGCGCTAAGATTAGGATCGAGAATGTCACGAAGATTTTCCCCAAGCAAACGGAAGAAGGGACTATCACGGCTCTGGAAAACATCAACTTGGAGATTGAGGAAGGTGAATTTGTCTCGCTCCTTGGGGCCAGCGGTTGCGGCAAGTCCACTTTGCTGCGGATCATGGCCGGGTTGGAAGTGCCCACCCTGGGGCAGGTCTGGTTTAACGGGGAGAAAGTGGAGGGCCCCAGTCCCAAACGGGGATTAGTTTTCCAAGAACATTCCCTCTTTGCCTGGCTGACGGTCCGGCAGAACATTGAGTTTGCCTTGAAAGCCACCAAAAAGTACGAAGGCAGGGCCCAGGTGGATCAATGGCTGGAAATGGTGGGGCTAAAGGACTTTGCCAACAACTTTCCCCATCAATTGTCCGGGGGGATGCGGCAAAGAGCCGCCCTGGTGCGAGCCCTGGCGGTCTCGCCGGAAGCTTTGATGCTGGATGAACCGTTAGGGGCTTTAGACAGTTTTACCCGGATGAACCTGCAGGACGAGTTAATCCGCCTCTGGCAGGAGCGGGGCAACACGATGATTATGGTCACCCACGACGTAGACGAGGCCATTTACCTGAGCCGCCGGATTGTGATCATGTCCCCCCGCCCGGGCCGGGTGGCGAAGATCCTCGAGGTGCCCATGAGCTATCCCCGCAACCGGGCCCAGGGAGATTTCACCGCCCTGCGCACCCAGATCCTGAAATTCATGAATTTTGCCCAGGATCTTCAGGAAGAGTATACGATATGA